Proteins encoded in a region of the Paenibacillus pedocola genome:
- a CDS encoding response regulator transcription factor — translation MNKKVLVVDDEQSISSAIAYALRREGYEVDTAGDGEEALSKVLTFHPNVLVLDVMMPKLSGYDVCRRLENRDDIGIILLTVKNDIVDKIVGLELGADDYMTKPFEIRELLARVKALLRRLEKKTGEAAGEVIEYGALRVYPERRSAELKDEELELTPKEFDLLLLLLSHPQRVYMREELLEQVWEMDYAGGTRTVDIHIQRLRKKLGEPYQNMLQTVYGVGYKAVPAGSYA, via the coding sequence ATGAATAAAAAAGTACTGGTTGTTGATGACGAACAGAGCATTTCCAGTGCAATTGCCTATGCGCTGCGGCGTGAAGGCTATGAGGTGGATACGGCCGGTGACGGGGAGGAGGCGCTCTCCAAGGTGCTGACCTTCCATCCGAATGTGCTGGTGCTGGACGTGATGATGCCGAAGCTGAGCGGCTATGATGTATGCCGCCGGCTGGAGAACCGGGATGATATAGGGATTATTCTGCTGACAGTCAAAAATGATATTGTCGATAAAATTGTCGGGCTGGAGCTAGGGGCAGATGATTACATGACCAAGCCGTTTGAAATCCGTGAGCTGCTGGCCCGTGTCAAGGCGCTGCTGCGCAGGCTGGAGAAGAAGACGGGTGAAGCCGCCGGCGAGGTAATCGAGTATGGGGCGCTGCGAGTGTATCCCGAAAGGCGTTCTGCCGAGCTTAAGGATGAAGAGCTGGAGCTGACGCCGAAGGAATTTGATCTGCTGCTGCTCCTGCTCTCCCATCCGCAGCGTGTGTATATGCGGGAAGAGCTGCTGGAGCAGGTATGGGAGATGGACTATGCCGGCGGCACGCGCACCGTGGATATCCACATCCAGCGTCTGCGCAAAAAGCTCGGTGAGCCGTATCAGAATATGCTGCAGACGGTTTATGGCGTCGGGTATAAAGCTGTACCGGCCGGGAGCTACGCATGA
- a CDS encoding sensor histidine kinase: protein MRVSIKLKFSLFLGLLLILAISVLSYFVLRGVERNELTQAEASLAQHVKTVNLRVKQTYYTGVRLPPQQFLQRRGRELAAELAGFTGLEVTLYDAQGEQAGTSVQREPAQGSAVAADALAYALQNKIAYQNAGDKLLYLAPLQGPEGQMGVVQLQYSLKSAQSFQQTLRNLFLTTGAAVLLLSFITGYLYFNRAASAISRLKKAAESIRRTEYISSPPLTRRDELGELAEGIYFMSKEIERSIAAKDEEQRKLQLAVTKLQALEQQQKQYIGNISHEFKTPLTSIKAYVDLLNMYDDDPKLLLEAKTNIAKESDRLYEMVDKVLQLTALEKYDFESQAESFEVAEGLRDICGRMNGKAERFGLTITLEAEPAQIWIDKESFMHIFINLIDNAIKYNVPQGAVHLRSEVREGRVWITISDTGIGIPAEARDKIFEPFYTVNRDRSRASGGTGLGLSLVRNLVEKQNGTIVLLETEGEGSAFQLSFPVMV, encoded by the coding sequence ATGAGAGTCAGCATCAAGCTGAAATTCAGCCTGTTCCTGGGGCTGCTGCTGATCCTGGCTATCAGTGTGCTGAGCTATTTCGTGCTGCGCGGCGTAGAGCGCAATGAACTGACCCAGGCGGAGGCCTCGCTCGCCCAGCATGTCAAAACCGTTAATCTGCGGGTGAAGCAGACCTACTACACGGGAGTCCGGCTTCCTCCGCAGCAATTTCTGCAGCGGCGCGGGCGTGAGCTGGCGGCCGAGCTGGCCGGTTTTACCGGTCTTGAGGTCACGCTGTACGATGCGCAAGGTGAGCAGGCAGGAACCTCGGTGCAGCGTGAGCCTGCACAGGGAAGTGCTGTTGCCGCCGATGCACTGGCCTATGCGCTGCAGAACAAGATCGCTTACCAGAATGCAGGCGACAAGCTGCTCTATCTGGCTCCGCTTCAAGGCCCGGAGGGTCAGATGGGGGTAGTGCAGCTGCAATATTCGCTGAAGAGTGCACAAAGCTTTCAGCAGACCCTCCGCAATCTGTTCCTGACGACCGGAGCCGCAGTGCTCCTGCTAAGCTTCATTACCGGTTATTTGTATTTCAACCGCGCCGCCTCTGCGATCAGCCGCTTGAAGAAGGCGGCAGAGTCGATCCGCCGGACCGAATATATCTCGTCCCCGCCGCTTACGCGGAGGGATGAGCTGGGTGAGCTGGCCGAAGGGATTTATTTTATGAGTAAGGAAATTGAGCGCAGTATTGCCGCAAAGGATGAGGAGCAGCGTAAATTACAGCTCGCCGTGACGAAGCTTCAGGCGCTGGAACAGCAGCAAAAGCAGTATATCGGCAATATCAGCCATGAGTTCAAGACACCGCTGACCTCGATTAAGGCTTATGTGGACTTGCTTAATATGTATGATGATGATCCCAAGCTGCTGCTGGAGGCCAAGACCAATATCGCCAAGGAAAGTGACCGGCTGTATGAGATGGTGGACAAGGTGCTGCAGCTGACCGCACTGGAGAAATATGATTTCGAATCGCAGGCGGAGTCTTTTGAGGTAGCTGAAGGGCTGCGGGATATCTGCGGCCGGATGAACGGCAAGGCCGAGCGGTTCGGCCTGACAATTACGCTGGAGGCGGAGCCTGCGCAGATCTGGATCGACAAAGAGAGCTTCATGCATATTTTCATCAACCTGATCGATAATGCCATCAAATATAATGTCCCGCAGGGGGCTGTCCATCTGCGCAGTGAGGTCCGGGAGGGCCGGGTATGGATCACGATCAGCGATACCGGCATCGGCATCCCGGCTGAAGCGCGGGACAAAATCTTCGAGCCATTCTATACGGTTAACCGCGACCGCTCCCGTGCGTCAGGGGGCACCGGTCTCGGGTTGTCGCTGGTGCGCAATCTGGTCGAGAAGCAGAACGGCACCATTGTCCTGCTGGAGACAGAGGGCGAAGGCTCGGCGTTCCAGCTTTCTTTTCCGGTAATGGTGTGA
- a CDS encoding DUF6376 family protein, translating to MKKYSLSLLLFILLIVPGCGFAEKVGNSVSFTADTASYMQTLTEFGQEMDSLAADAATDPQAKEALIERLAGLKEQISGYANLQVPEYAADLHQSIVSYNEKLQQGLDQAATNLEEGKAAFESTGIPATISQINELLNQLGQLTPQ from the coding sequence ATGAAGAAATACAGTTTAAGTCTGCTGCTGTTCATCCTGCTGATTGTACCGGGCTGCGGGTTTGCAGAAAAGGTGGGGAATAGCGTCAGTTTCACTGCCGATACAGCTTCTTACATGCAAACGTTGACAGAATTCGGGCAGGAAATGGATTCGCTGGCAGCCGATGCAGCCACAGACCCGCAGGCTAAGGAGGCATTGATAGAAAGGCTGGCTGGTCTGAAGGAACAGATTTCCGGGTATGCCAATCTTCAGGTTCCGGAGTATGCGGCGGATCTGCATCAATCCATTGTGAGCTACAACGAGAAGCTTCAGCAAGGTCTGGATCAGGCTGCAACTAATCTGGAAGAGGGCAAAGCCGCCTTCGAATCGACAGGGATTCCCGCTACGATCAGCCAGATCAACGAGCTTTTGAACCAGCTGGGTCAGCTAACCCCTCAATAA
- a CDS encoding MarR family winged helix-turn-helix transcriptional regulator produces the protein MTDEKWERLEEADWLFRKMVRRFVKERDRVNVEGIALPGMLILNKIIREGEQRLGDLAEQLDFTSGAITALSDKLEKGGYTVRRRKEDDRRTVLLNITAKGRELVQRNSNVGARCITLLFEGFTEEELEQQSRFYERIIGNLEGFSDTLLELARDNTEAAATRPEQKPRKPSTENKYLSY, from the coding sequence ATGACAGATGAAAAGTGGGAGCGCCTGGAGGAGGCCGACTGGCTCTTCCGCAAGATGGTAAGGAGATTCGTGAAGGAGCGTGACCGGGTGAATGTGGAGGGCATTGCCCTGCCGGGCATGCTGATCCTGAACAAGATTATCCGCGAGGGTGAGCAGCGGCTCGGCGACCTGGCAGAGCAGCTCGATTTCACCTCCGGTGCCATCACGGCACTGAGCGACAAGCTGGAAAAAGGCGGGTACACGGTACGCCGGCGGAAGGAAGATGACCGCAGGACAGTTCTGCTGAATATTACGGCAAAAGGGCGGGAGCTGGTGCAGCGCAACAGCAATGTGGGAGCCCGATGTATCACGCTTCTGTTCGAGGGCTTCACGGAGGAGGAGCTTGAGCAGCAGAGCCGGTTCTATGAACGGATTATCGGGAATCTGGAAGGATTCTCGGATACGCTGCTGGAGCTGGCCCGGGACAATACCGAAGCCGCCGCGACCCGCCCTGAACAGAAGCCGCGAAAACCCTCGACAGAGAACAAGTATCTCAGCTACTAA
- a CDS encoding aryl-sulfate sulfotransferase: MGHSTIYPTGATLYNPAKAWSGYTVYQAGEEGVVLIDMNGKEVHLWKGLLGFPAKILPGGYVLGSTGRRDPKFGIQDNVDLVQVDWDGNIVWKFNGYEHIEDPGYEPLWYARQHHDYQREGNPVGYYAPGLEPKVNSGKTLILAHKNLHNHEISNKELLDDTIIEVDFDGNIVWEWAASDHFAELGFDEAARNVLFRDPNTRSFGHLGGGVGDWLHINSASYVGPNKYYDNGDARFHPDNIIWDAREANIIAITDRATGAIVWRLGPDYNLPEVKHIGWIIGQHHAHIIPKGLPGEGNLLVFDNGGWGGYGLPNPASPYGQKNAVRDHSRVLEINPVTFDIEWQYTSAEAGFSVPTDSYKFYSPYISSAQRLVNGNTLITEGSNGRLFEVTAEHEIVWEYVSPYKDGRNTNMVYRSYRVPYSWVPQLEKPQETEIEPIDVTSFRVPGAAPKGSDSVVSVATTLPFMEGAACVATAEEGVLQKKG; this comes from the coding sequence ATGGGACACTCAACAATTTATCCGACAGGAGCTACATTGTATAACCCGGCCAAGGCATGGAGCGGTTATACCGTCTATCAGGCAGGTGAAGAAGGGGTTGTGCTGATCGACATGAACGGCAAAGAGGTGCATCTGTGGAAGGGGCTGCTCGGTTTCCCTGCCAAAATCCTCCCGGGCGGTTATGTACTGGGCAGTACAGGACGAAGAGATCCGAAGTTCGGCATTCAGGATAATGTCGATCTGGTACAGGTCGATTGGGACGGCAATATTGTCTGGAAATTCAACGGTTATGAGCACATCGAAGACCCCGGCTACGAACCGCTGTGGTATGCGCGCCAGCATCATGACTATCAGCGGGAAGGCAATCCGGTGGGCTATTATGCTCCGGGCCTTGAACCTAAGGTGAACAGCGGCAAGACCCTGATTCTGGCCCACAAAAACCTGCATAACCACGAAATCTCCAACAAGGAACTGTTGGATGACACGATTATTGAGGTGGACTTTGACGGCAATATTGTCTGGGAATGGGCCGCGAGTGATCATTTTGCAGAGCTTGGATTTGATGAAGCAGCCCGCAATGTACTGTTCCGTGATCCGAATACACGCTCCTTCGGTCATCTGGGCGGAGGCGTCGGTGACTGGCTGCACATCAACTCGGCTTCCTATGTAGGACCGAACAAATACTACGATAACGGGGATGCGCGTTTCCACCCGGACAACATCATCTGGGATGCCCGTGAAGCAAACATTATCGCTATTACAGACCGGGCAACAGGCGCGATTGTCTGGCGGCTCGGCCCCGACTATAACCTGCCTGAAGTGAAGCATATCGGCTGGATTATCGGCCAGCATCATGCCCATATCATTCCGAAGGGGCTGCCGGGCGAAGGCAACCTGCTCGTATTTGATAACGGCGGCTGGGGCGGTTACGGATTACCTAACCCTGCCTCACCATACGGACAGAAGAATGCCGTGCGCGACCACTCGAGGGTTCTGGAGATTAATCCGGTCACCTTCGATATTGAGTGGCAGTACACCTCCGCAGAAGCCGGCTTCTCTGTACCTACTGACTCCTATAAATTCTACAGTCCCTATATCAGCTCGGCCCAGCGCCTCGTGAACGGCAATACACTGATCACAGAAGGTTCAAACGGCAGATTGTTCGAGGTTACGGCAGAGCATGAAATTGTCTGGGAGTATGTCTCCCCTTATAAAGACGGCAGAAACACCAACATGGTCTACCGCTCCTACCGTGTGCCTTACAGCTGGGTACCGCAGCTTGAGAAACCGCAGGAAACGGAGATTGAGCCCATCGATGTAACCAGCTTCAGAGTACCGGGGGCCGCACCCAAGGGATCGGATTCAGTAGTGAGTGTTGCTACAACCCTGCCGTTCATGGAGGGCGCCGCTTGTGTGGCAACAGCAGAAGAGGGCGTTCTTCAGAAAAAAGGCTAG
- a CDS encoding ABC transporter substrate-binding protein → MKKSWYGSAFLLLSISLVVILSGCSSKGDAAASGEAAGNQPKTLKIKIADTNTNPVFRVAADKGFFKKHGIDAEIITFASPAEGVNALFIKQVDVAYGADFPVLNAVSKGGYSIIASAGQATDQAAAAWKLYVRDDIKSAADLKGKNLSFIRGTFIPYLWDEYLKEQGIALSDVTLTGQGGFDEAFIALKQGDIDAAWVIGSALVDKLAALEGVHELSDMSKTPVRLGMGLVSGDEFVKANPEGIGEFLAAVDEASAYAQAHPDEVADLMYAEVKQPKENTLKDLPLNPWIIGFTPAAYDSLAGQKKYMIDAGIIEKDFDLESTLNLEPLKQVLPDTVTYGK, encoded by the coding sequence TTGAAAAAATCATGGTACGGTTCAGCATTCCTGCTCTTATCTATATCTCTTGTTGTTATCCTGTCGGGCTGCAGCTCCAAGGGGGACGCGGCCGCCTCAGGAGAGGCTGCGGGTAATCAGCCCAAGACACTTAAGATCAAAATCGCCGACACCAACACGAACCCGGTTTTCCGGGTAGCGGCGGATAAAGGCTTTTTCAAAAAGCATGGCATCGACGCCGAAATCATCACCTTCGCTTCGCCGGCGGAAGGGGTTAACGCTTTGTTCATTAAACAGGTGGATGTAGCATACGGTGCAGACTTTCCGGTGCTGAATGCGGTATCCAAGGGCGGCTATTCGATTATCGCTTCTGCCGGCCAGGCTACCGATCAGGCTGCTGCGGCCTGGAAGCTTTACGTAAGGGACGATATCAAGTCTGCCGCTGATCTGAAGGGCAAGAACCTCAGCTTCATCCGGGGGACCTTTATCCCGTATCTGTGGGATGAGTACCTGAAAGAGCAGGGTATTGCGCTAAGTGATGTGACGTTAACCGGACAGGGCGGTTTTGACGAAGCTTTTATTGCCCTGAAGCAAGGTGACATTGATGCAGCATGGGTAATTGGTTCGGCGCTGGTTGATAAGCTGGCTGCGCTGGAAGGGGTGCATGAGCTGAGCGATATGTCCAAAACCCCGGTGCGGCTGGGCATGGGACTTGTGAGCGGAGACGAGTTTGTTAAGGCGAATCCCGAGGGTATCGGTGAATTCCTGGCAGCGGTGGATGAGGCTTCAGCCTATGCCCAGGCCCATCCTGACGAAGTTGCGGATCTCATGTATGCGGAAGTGAAGCAGCCGAAGGAGAATACGCTGAAGGATCTGCCTCTAAATCCATGGATCATCGGCTTTACTCCTGCTGCTTATGACAGTCTGGCCGGCCAGAAGAAATACATGATTGATGCGGGAATTATCGAGAAGGACTTCGATCTGGAGAGCACGCTGAATCTGGAGCCGCTGAAGCAGGTTCTGCCGGATACAGTGACTTACGGGAAATAA
- a CDS encoding ABC transporter ATP-binding protein, producing the protein MSTLASQSQHTIQIEKLRKSYSEQTAGDVHYIIKDVNLVIRGGEFFVLLGPSGCGKSTLLNMIAGFVSKSGGNLKVDNVEIDRPGRDRAVVFQQADSSLFPWLTVRENVEFGLRMKKTPKTERRKISDRYIGLVGLNGHEEKFPKELSGGMKQRVQLARVLANDPAILLMDEPFGALDAMTRRTMQKELVNIWRETHKTVIFVTHDIQEALLLGERIGIMSVGPSSNITDIYDNALPFPRDVASPEFYSLYNQIQGHFEE; encoded by the coding sequence ATGTCTACACTAGCGAGTCAGAGCCAGCACACCATTCAGATTGAGAAGCTCCGGAAAAGCTACAGTGAACAGACGGCCGGAGACGTTCATTACATTATCAAAGATGTGAATCTTGTGATCAGAGGCGGTGAATTTTTCGTTCTGCTCGGCCCGAGCGGCTGCGGGAAATCGACACTGCTGAATATGATCGCCGGGTTTGTCTCCAAATCCGGGGGCAATCTGAAGGTGGATAATGTTGAGATCGACAGACCGGGCAGAGACCGTGCGGTGGTGTTCCAGCAGGCGGATTCCTCCCTGTTCCCGTGGCTGACCGTTCGTGAGAATGTGGAATTCGGATTGCGGATGAAGAAGACGCCCAAAACGGAACGCCGCAAGATCTCTGACCGCTACATCGGGCTTGTCGGGCTGAACGGGCATGAGGAGAAGTTCCCGAAGGAATTGTCCGGAGGTATGAAGCAGCGGGTGCAGCTGGCCCGTGTACTGGCGAATGATCCGGCGATTCTTTTGATGGATGAACCCTTCGGCGCTCTTGATGCGATGACCCGGCGGACGATGCAGAAGGAGCTGGTCAACATCTGGCGGGAAACGCATAAGACGGTTATTTTTGTCACCCATGATATACAGGAGGCGCTGCTGCTTGGTGAGCGGATCGGCATTATGTCCGTAGGTCCTTCCTCCAATATCACCGATATTTACGACAATGCGCTGCCGTTTCCGCGGGATGTGGCCTCACCGGAGTTCTACTCGCTCTATAACCAAATTCAAGGACATTTCGAAGAATAG
- a CDS encoding ABC transporter permease codes for MKWVEKKWVSVSLLWIAALGIWQLGAAIYGPDVIPGPWATLKGGQELINDGTLMQYIGISFYRVLVGWVLGSLLAIPVGLIIGKVNIIRIFAEPFLNFIRFIPPIAFITLFLVWFGIGEQSKIALIMYATFFIVTLNTLTGVMAVEEDKIRSARSMGASEWQILLHVIVPATTPYIFTGIRLAMGTSYMAIIGAEMIASNEGVGYLIWNSRLFFRTDWIFVGLFCLGFMGFFTDRVFGWFGRRVLYRYGVVSVAARKR; via the coding sequence ATGAAATGGGTGGAGAAAAAATGGGTATCCGTCTCTCTGTTATGGATTGCCGCACTGGGCATCTGGCAGCTGGGCGCCGCAATATACGGGCCTGATGTCATCCCCGGGCCGTGGGCTACACTGAAAGGCGGGCAGGAGCTGATTAACGACGGCACGCTGATGCAGTATATCGGCATTAGCTTTTACCGGGTGCTGGTGGGCTGGGTGCTGGGTAGTCTGCTGGCGATTCCGGTGGGGCTGATCATCGGCAAGGTGAATATCATCCGGATTTTTGCCGAGCCTTTTCTGAATTTTATCCGCTTCATTCCGCCGATTGCCTTCATCACGCTGTTCCTGGTCTGGTTCGGCATCGGCGAGCAGTCGAAAATCGCCCTGATCATGTACGCGACCTTTTTCATCGTGACGCTGAATACGCTGACCGGTGTAATGGCGGTGGAGGAGGACAAAATCCGTTCCGCCCGCAGCATGGGGGCCAGTGAGTGGCAGATCCTGCTGCATGTCATTGTGCCGGCGACAACACCTTATATTTTTACCGGAATCCGCCTGGCGATGGGTACCTCTTACATGGCGATTATCGGCGCGGAGATGATTGCCTCGAACGAAGGTGTGGGTTATCTGATCTGGAACTCCCGCTTGTTCTTCCGCACGGACTGGATTTTTGTGGGGCTGTTCTGCCTGGGCTTCATGGGCTTCTTCACGGACCGGGTGTTCGGCTGGTTCGGCCGCAGGGTGCTGTACCGCTATGGTGTTGTCAGTGTGGCGGCACGGAAGCGGTAG
- a CDS encoding phosphotransferase codes for MESVLERAVNRLGWNAAEVEIQYQKSGLTNRNYIVSNGVEKAVVRIHGALSGDLGIDRRAELAAMKAVSVLDIAPELLYFEAGQAGQGVMITRFIEGRTWESSDPAANIEGLAALLKKVHTVPGIEFEFSPYADIERWIHLAKSRRQQLPEALDSLLERLHHIQALRSAVADSCRGLCHNDPFANNFMDDGSLRLLDWEFAGMGDIMYDLACISQSLEPDKQTELLNAYFGYTSPELLRSLQDMDYVVSFWNAMWATTLMDSASHPDFDYSGLANYLFHKMERSLSQGKNG; via the coding sequence ATGGAGTCAGTACTTGAACGCGCAGTAAATAGATTGGGATGGAACGCGGCAGAGGTAGAGATACAGTATCAGAAGAGCGGTTTGACCAACCGGAACTACATCGTATCGAATGGTGTGGAGAAGGCGGTTGTCCGCATTCATGGTGCCCTCTCGGGAGATTTGGGGATCGACCGCCGGGCAGAATTAGCTGCCATGAAAGCTGTAAGCGTTTTAGATATTGCGCCTGAGCTGCTGTATTTTGAGGCTGGTCAAGCCGGGCAAGGAGTTATGATCACCCGTTTTATTGAAGGGCGCACCTGGGAATCCAGTGATCCGGCGGCAAATATCGAAGGTTTGGCGGCTCTGCTTAAAAAGGTGCACACCGTTCCCGGGATTGAATTCGAATTCTCCCCCTACGCAGATATTGAACGGTGGATTCATTTGGCGAAAAGCCGCAGGCAGCAGCTTCCTGAAGCCCTGGACAGCCTGCTGGAGCGCCTTCATCACATACAGGCCTTGCGGTCAGCGGTTGCGGACAGCTGCCGGGGGCTGTGCCATAATGATCCTTTTGCAAATAATTTCATGGATGACGGATCACTCCGCCTGCTGGATTGGGAATTCGCAGGGATGGGTGATATTATGTACGATCTTGCCTGTATCAGCCAGTCTCTCGAACCTGATAAGCAGACGGAGCTCTTAAACGCCTATTTCGGCTATACTTCCCCTGAGCTTTTACGCTCCCTTCAGGATATGGATTATGTGGTCTCGTTTTGGAATGCCATGTGGGCTACAACGCTGATGGACTCGGCGTCACACCCGGACTTTGATTACAGCGGCCTGGCTAACTATCTGTTCCATAAAATGGAGCGATCCCTATCACAGGGGAAGAACGGATAA
- a CDS encoding ABC transporter substrate-binding protein: protein MKKRFKQQLSMGLMLSLLVLLLAACSNSEAKADETGNSAGTELSLSEIEAAAKTEGAVVSVGMPDSWANWKDTWTDITGKYGITHTDTDMSSAEEIAKFEAEKDKPTADIGDVGIAFGPVAVDKGVTLPYKTSYWDEIPDWAKDKDGNWIVGYQGSIAFLTNTKLVADPPKSWEDLKNGSYKIIVGDVTKAAQAQMAVLAAAIAFGGDESNIEPGIAFFEDLAKKGRLSNAEASLANIEKGEVEMTLLWDFNALNYRDQIGKDGFDVAIPKEGSVVSGYATIINKWAPHPNAAKLTREYILSDEGQINLAKGYARPIRDSVKLPEDVSAKLLPKEEYVNAKPVGDYKAWEETAKSIPQLWQERVLVHLN from the coding sequence ATGAAAAAGAGATTCAAACAGCAGTTGTCTATGGGTCTGATGTTGTCCTTGCTCGTCCTCTTGCTTGCCGCTTGTTCCAACTCGGAGGCCAAGGCTGATGAAACCGGGAATTCTGCAGGAACGGAGCTGAGCTTAAGCGAAATTGAAGCCGCCGCCAAAACGGAGGGCGCGGTAGTCAGCGTAGGCATGCCGGATTCCTGGGCCAACTGGAAGGATACGTGGACTGATATTACAGGGAAGTATGGAATTACACATACAGATACAGATATGTCGAGCGCAGAGGAAATTGCCAAGTTCGAGGCAGAAAAGGACAAGCCGACAGCCGATATCGGGGATGTTGGGATTGCCTTCGGTCCCGTTGCGGTGGATAAAGGGGTGACACTGCCATATAAAACCTCCTATTGGGATGAGATTCCCGATTGGGCCAAGGATAAGGACGGAAACTGGATTGTCGGCTATCAGGGAAGCATCGCCTTCCTGACCAACACCAAGCTGGTGGCCGATCCGCCGAAAAGCTGGGAGGACCTGAAGAACGGCAGCTACAAAATCATCGTCGGCGATGTGACCAAAGCCGCGCAGGCGCAGATGGCGGTGCTCGCCGCAGCAATTGCTTTTGGCGGGGATGAATCGAATATTGAGCCGGGAATTGCTTTTTTTGAGGATTTGGCTAAAAAGGGCCGGCTCTCCAATGCCGAAGCTTCACTCGCCAATATCGAGAAGGGCGAAGTGGAAATGACGCTGCTCTGGGATTTCAATGCGCTGAATTACCGGGATCAGATCGGCAAGGACGGCTTTGACGTCGCTATTCCGAAGGAGGGCAGTGTCGTGAGCGGGTATGCGACAATCATCAATAAATGGGCACCCCATCCGAATGCTGCCAAGCTGACCCGTGAGTACATCCTCAGCGATGAGGGCCAGATTAATCTGGCCAAGGGCTACGCCCGGCCGATCCGTGACAGCGTCAAGCTGCCCGAAGATGTATCTGCTAAGCTGCTGCCGAAAGAGGAATATGTTAACGCTAAGCCGGTCGGTGACTACAAGGCATGGGAAGAAACGGCGAAGAGCATCCCGCAGCTGTGGCAGGAACGTGTGCTTGTGCATTTGAACTAA
- a CDS encoding ABC transporter permease, protein MKQRQRGVILALLPFVLMVLAFQVVPLLSMLTGSFRREDGTGFTLGNYLHAVQSAYYMQAIKNSLLISVASSVIGIAAGLLCAYCITRFTPAVRDRLLMLSNMTSNFAGVPLAFAYIILLGNNGVFTLLFKQWGWSVFSDFNLYSWSGLILVYVYFQIPLALLLLYPAFYGIREQWKEAAALLGAGSWQFWRTVGLPVLSPAIFGTLGILFANAMGAYATAYALVGGNYNLLAVRIGSLVAGDVVTQPQMGSTLAVLLALSTLLAVYLNQRMVRLTEGFTSKPPRKRAWRREASAGIRAAALEEAGQ, encoded by the coding sequence ATGAAACAGAGACAACGCGGGGTCATTCTGGCCCTGCTTCCCTTTGTGCTGATGGTGCTCGCTTTTCAGGTAGTCCCCCTGCTGTCCATGCTGACAGGCAGCTTTCGCAGGGAGGACGGAACCGGGTTTACGCTGGGTAATTATCTTCACGCTGTGCAGAGCGCTTACTATATGCAGGCGATCAAGAACAGCCTGCTGATCTCTGTCGCCTCCAGTGTGATCGGCATCGCGGCCGGCCTGCTGTGTGCCTACTGCATCACCCGGTTTACCCCCGCGGTGCGGGATAGGCTGCTGATGCTCTCGAATATGACCTCGAATTTTGCCGGAGTGCCGCTTGCGTTTGCTTATATTATTCTGCTCGGCAACAATGGCGTTTTTACGCTGCTGTTCAAGCAGTGGGGCTGGAGCGTATTCTCGGACTTTAACCTCTACAGCTGGTCCGGACTGATTCTGGTCTATGTCTATTTCCAGATTCCGCTGGCCTTGCTGCTGCTGTATCCGGCTTTTTACGGCATCCGGGAACAGTGGAAGGAAGCGGCTGCCCTGCTCGGAGCAGGCTCCTGGCAATTCTGGAGAACCGTAGGCCTGCCGGTGCTGTCACCGGCAATCTTCGGCACGCTGGGCATCCTCTTCGCTAACGCGATGGGGGCTTACGCGACGGCCTATGCGCTGGTCGGCGGCAACTATAATCTGCTGGCCGTCCGCATCGGCTCACTGGTTGCCGGCGATGTGGTGACCCAGCCGCAGATGGGCAGCACGCTGGCTGTTCTGCTGGCTCTGAGTACGCTGCTGGCCGTTTATCTCAATCAGCGGATGGTCCGGCTAACCGAAGGTTTTACCAGCAAACCGCCCCGGAAACGGGCCTGGCGGAGAGAAGCTTCAGCAGGCATACGGGCTGCGGCCTTGGAGGAGGCGGGACAATGA